The DNA sequence TTTTTCATGCCCTATCTCATCGGAGGGCTCATTCTGGGCTACCTCTGGCAATTCATCTTCAACAACGCCCTTCCTGCGGCGGGCCGGATTGTTCCATTTCTGGGCGCCCTGGCACGTCCGGAAAACCTTCTTCTTGGAGAGGTTCCTTCCTCGATTCTGGCACTGGTTATCGTGGGGAGCTGGCAGTACGCAGGCTATATCATGATGATCTACGTTGCCGCGATCGAGGCGGTACCAGGCGAACTGCACGAAGCAGCAACCCTGGATGGGGCATCGGAGTGGCAGCGTTTCCGCACCATCACCGTCCCCATGATAGCCCAGGCCTTTACGGTCACCATGTTTCTTACGATGGTGAACTCCTTCAAGCAGTTCGATGTGAACTACTCTCTCACCGCCGGCGGACCGGCAACAACCTTTATGGGACGATCAATCTTTGGCACGGAGTTATTGGCCATGAACATCTATAACACCGCCTTCGTGGGCAACAACCTGGCAGCAGGACAGGCCCGGGCAGTCATATTCTTCATCGTGATCGTCGCATTCTCGATCTTTCAGGTACGAATCAACAAGCGCAAGGAGCTGGAACTATGAGCCGCTATACCCGGAAACGCCAGATCCTTTTCGAAACACTCATGGGGCTCCTTTTGATCCTCTTCCTCTATCCCTTCGCGATCGTCCTGATAAACTCCGCCAAGGACTCCTTCAGCGCAACCCAGTTTCCCCTGGCCCTTCCCAACAACTGGGGCCAGCTGTTTATCAACATGAGGACAATCTGGACGAGCCCCAGTGTCCGGTATTCCTCTTCCTTCTTCTCGTCGGTGGTGATCACCCTCTCGTCGCTACTGGCGGTCACGATCTTCCCCGCCATGGCAGGATGGGTTCTGGTGCGAACCAAGACCAGACTCTCCCAGATCATCTTCTTCACCTTTGTAGCAGCCATGGTGATTCCCTTCCAGATCGTGATGTTTCCCCTGGTATCGTGGTTTCGCCTGGTCTTCGAGGTAACGGGATTCCGTCTGCTCCGCAGCTACCAGGGGATCATCCTTTCCTATCTGGGGTTCGGCTTGTCTCTCTCGGTCTTCATGTACCACGGCTTCATCAAGGGAATCCCCCTGGAGCTGGAAGAAGCCGCCATTATCGACGGGTGCCGTCTCCCCGAGGTTTTCGGCCGGATCATTTTTCCCCTGCTCACACCCCTCCATGCCACCATAGCGATCCTGCATGGCCTGTGGATCTGGAACGATTTTCTCCTGCCCCTGCTCATACTGGGACGGGGAAACCGTCTGCAGACTCTTCCCCTGGCAGTAGCCAATTATGCGGGGGCCTTTGTGAAACAATGGGATCTGATCCTTACGGCGATCCTCATGGCGATGCTTCCCGCGCTGGTTTTCTTCTTTTTTGCCCAGAAAAAAATTATCCGGGGAATGATATCGGGCTCGATAAAATAGGCTGCCTGCCCTATAATTCGCGTACTACAGAATACAGACAGATGTGACACAGCAGATGGGAAAAGTAACAATCCAGGCCGTTGCCGAAGCAACAGGCTTCTCAAAAACCACCGTCTCCTTTGCCTTCAACGACCCTGCCCGGATCGGCAAGGAGACCCGGGCAAAAATCCTCGCCGCAGCGACCGAACTGGGCTACGTGCCAAACCCGGGGGCACGCAACCTCAGCAGGGGAAGCTACGGAACTATCGGATTGCTCTTGCCCCAGGTCATCCCCAAAGCGCTGGAGAACCCCTATCTGTCCCTCATTATTCAGGGCATCGGCCAGGTCTGCGAGCAGGAAGGCCACACCCTGACCCTTATCCCTCCCATCAAGCAATCGCTCCTGCTGGGCGTACAGAACGCAGCCGTGGACGGGCTGATCACCCTGGGACTTGAACCCGAACACGAGGCTGTGGAGCTTATCCAGCGACGATCCCTGCCCTTTGTCTCGATCGATGGGAAAGCAGGCAACGGATTTCCCGTTGTGGGTATCCGCGACCGCGATCTGGCCCGGGAAGCCATGTCCCTCCTGATAGAAACAGGGCACCGCCGGATCGCCCTGGTCTCTCTGGTGGATGCCCGCGAGATGAGTGTCGGCTCCCATGTGCGGTCCGAACGGCTGGCGGGATATCGAGGGGTCTTTGAGGAGCACTTTGGCCATCCCGGAGAGTCCCGGAACAGCGGCAATCCCTGGCTGATTGAGCTGTCCTGCCAGACATCTCTCCAGGGAGGGAGAGAGCTGGTCGACACGTTGCAGACCCTGGATATCTTTCCCGACGCCGCAGCGGTCATGAGCGACATCGTGGCCATCGGGATGATGGATCGGCTTGCCGAGATTGGCATCACCATCCCTGACCGGTTCAGTCTGGTCGGCTTTGACGATATCCCCGAATCGACGATCACCAGACCCCGGCTCACCACGATCTCCCAACCCGGACAGGACAAGGGCCGTGCGGCGGCAGAGACGCTGATGAAAATCATTCGGGGCGAAGCGGTTCACCCCGAGCAGGTCCTCCACGGCCGCCTTCTGCTACGGGAAACAGTGCGACGAGTGATCTAGCCCGATCGCGGCTCCGTGACCCGCAACGAGAGAAGCACGGCATCGTCCCCATCGCGATACCAGTCCTTGAGCAGGGCCTCCCGGGAGAAGCCCTTTTTCTCGTAGAAAGCCAGAGCTTTCACCTCCTCCACCCCGGTATCGACGTATATCTTGCGCCCCCCCTGGGCACGGGTCCATTCGATCATTCGATCAAGGAGGTCCGTTCCAATGCGCTGACCCCGCAACTCCGGAATCAGACCGATCCACTCGATAGTGCTGGTATCGTTCCACTCCTCGTAGATCACACCGGCCACCCCCGCAAAGCGGCCATCCCCGGTCTCGACCACAAGCAGCAGAACCTCTTCATCGTCCCAATCCAGAAAATCCTCAAGATCCTGGCAGGTGACCTCCTTTGGCTCGTCCAGAACCCGGGCGATGAAACAGGCTGCCTCATCTACATGACGCTCTTCCATTTTTATTATTCGGGTCTGTTCCACTGAAACACCTCCTGGGAAACCTCCACAAGCTCCCGGGAAAAGCATAGGGTCGTCTGACAAAAGATGTCAAGAAATAACAAGACCGGGAGACAACCAGGGACAGCGCAAAGAGATCAGAAGGGTTCCTCGCTACGGATGCCTTTGGCCATGAAGCAACCCAGCCTGGGATGCGCTGGCTCCCTGATCACACGGCCCTCAAGAGTGACCACTGCTCCCTGGTAGTTTTTGGCAAGGTCTCGGGTTATCTCTCCAATTATTTCGTAACTCCCCGATTCCCTGGTAGTAATCACCAGTACCGCCTGGGGTGAACTGCCCTTGACTGAGACCACTCCGGTGATCACCACTGATCTGCTCTCTGTCGGAAGAGGGGTGGCACCGGAGTCACCTCCGGCACAGCCCCCCAAGAACATGGCCCAGAGCAGGGGGAAAATGATTGTTCTGAAATCCTGTACCGCCCGGCCCCTCCTGGGACGCCCGGGTTGTCTCGCTAGCATCCCCGAAACCTCCCTAAATCATCATCGCACAATTATTGTCCAGTCCACGTTCTCGGCCAGAGAAACACTATAGGTCACGCTATCACTCCCGGCGGTTCCCATGTGGACGTAGAGATTTGAGCTGGGGTTCAGTTGAGGCAACACATCTCCCGAATCCCAGAAATACGGCCCATTCTGGCCATTATAGCTGTAGCTGTAGCTGTACAAGTCAATCGAACCTAAGGAGTAGCCACCGCTGGTAATGGCCTCACCGGTGTTATATCCGGCACCAATCTCTCCCGGAGAGCTCCCGCCCTGGCGGGAAACGTGAAGAACCCTGAAATCATCAGCAGTCAGGTCGGTCTTGTCGGAAAGCACCACCGCCGCCCCCCATTCACGCAAGATATCGCGGAAAGAGATGTCGCCTCTCCCCGGGGAAGACCGGACAGCCTCCACAACTGCCTGATAATCGGTCCACTGATTCTGCAGAATACCCCCGAAGAGTGTTGTAAAATCACCGTAATTTCGCGCAAGGAAGGCCCCGAAAGCATAGGAGTGGGAGTAATCAACATCGGGGTTATCGGTGTCCCAGTAGGCCAGGGGATGCTCGATCACGTAATTGAACAGGGGAAGGCGGCCACCGGTCAATCCTGTTCCCTCGGGAGTATAAACAAAGGAGCCACCGGACAGGGGAACCCCTCGGGGCCCCTCGATTTCCAGCTTGTCTGCAACGATATCCTCGGCTATCATGGCGCACATCTCGTCGATCCAGGTATCTGACCCATCGGTGTCGTTGACAATGGCCTTCTGGTAGAAGTGGATCATATGCTGAAACTCGTGTGCCAGGGTCGATATGATCTCGTCGGTCCAGTTCACGCCGTTCTGAACCCCCGCTGCATACATCACTGCGTCGAGGTAGAACATGATCTTCTCGTTTGAATCGCTGTCCTGGGTAAAATTATCCTTGGCCCAGAAGTATCCCAGGACACCGCCGCTTGCGCTGTTGTCGGCGTCTATGTCGTAGAGCAAAATATGAATATCGTTGGTTTCGTGAAGAAGATTTGAATAAGAAGAGGGCCCCCACTCCTCACCAAAAACACCGGTTATCCATTCGTAAATTGCCGGTTTAGCTGGATCAAGAAAGGCCCCGGCCAGATCATCAACCAGTTGGGAGGTGATCTTGTGTGCTTTCTGGCTATCTTCCCCCCAACAATCATCAGCAACCCAGACAAGGAGCCGTTTGTTCTTTGTTCCATCTCCAACCGAAATATCGGATTTTTCTACCATTCCCCGCAAGGTAGCACCCACAGCGGGAGCGCCAGCAGACAAGTTGGTCGAGGTCTGAAAGTCAAACCTTGTAGTATCTTGAGTATAACTGCGCGCGGGAGGAGGAGCAGCAGGACCTGACAATCCCCGAACCAGATCGGTTCTGATCCTCGACGGGGCTTCGCGGTTCCAGGCGGTGATCTCCGGTTTTCCCCTCTGTGCAACCGGTGTCGGTTGTAGCGATGTGGTTCGCACTCTGCGGGATCCACGGGAGGAGACACTCCCTTCAGACAGAACGATCGACGGGGAAGATCTTCGTGCCGAGATCGAGTAGTTCGTGAAGACGAAGTAGATCTCTTTTCCTTGAGTGTCCTCCAGGGTATACGAGAGGGTCGTGCCCTTGTCGCGGGAACTTTTCTTGTCGCTGCCAAACATGGAATCACAGGCCGAAAGGGCCATAAGTCCCACCAGAATGACCAAAAACCCAATATATCTGCGCATTATGAATTGCTCCTTTGTGAATCCCGGATTTTTCCCCGGTAAATGATTCTATTATTCAGAATAACCTTTTACACAAAAAACTTCCTCCTGCTCAATCTGTCTTCAGCAGATCTTTCACGACAACATGTTTGGGGTGTCGCAAATCTTCAAGACGGGAATCATGATTTCCGACAATACTCTTCCCATGGAAGCAAAACTTAAATACGTGATTCTCTTTGTTGAAGACGTGCCACGGTCGACGAAATTCTACGCCGAAGCCTTCGGCCTTGCCACCAGTTTCATTGTCGAAAGCGGCGATTTCGGGCAAATGACGTCGGGAGAAACCTCGCTCTCCTTCTCATCACTGAAACTGATGAAAGAGCTGGGGAAGAACCCGGGACGACCCACCGCCTCGGCCCCGGTCTTTGAAATTGCCTTTGAAGTTGACGACGTCCCGGCGGTTCTTGATCGAGCGCTTCGGGCCGGAGCAAACCTGGTGCAAGAGGTAAAGCAGGAAGCCTGGGGACAGACCACCTCCTACGTCAGCGATCCCGACGGGTATCTGGTAGAAATCTGCTCTCCCGTAGCTGCATCGTAACCAGGAGAACAGAGCTGGTTCACCAGATCCGGGCGGTGAACCAGTTCCCTGGGGCTCACGCCAAACCAGCGCCGCACAGAGCGGGACAGATGAGCCTGATCGGCATAGCCCGCCCGGAGAGCCGCTTCTGCACAGCCCTCGCCTGCCACCAGATATCTGGCTGCAGTCCGCACACGAACAAGCTGGGCCCAGAAGACGGGGGGCCGTGCGGTGTGACGCATCAACAAACGTTCCAGTGTTCTGGGAGAGATACCCAGGAGGGTTGCTGCACCGGCAACACTGGCCGGCATCGTCGCCACCGCCGAAAGCGCCTCGGCTACGCTGTGGTTCTCCCTGATCAGCCCCAGAATTCGGGAGACACTCTCGTCGGGATCATCCCGGGGGCACCCCTGCAGTTCCAAGAGAACCCGATCCGATACGTCTGCCCCCGGAGCCAGACGGTAGCCTGCCAGACGGGTTCCTTCGGGTATCGTTACACCCATGATGGTATCCTGCAGATGAGAGATTGACCAGACAGGGCTCTTGCCCGGAATCATCCAATAGAGCAGATCCCGACACCCGTCGGGGATAATGCGGACATCACCGGCAGAGGTGGTGTGATATGTCCACCGTTGCAAGACAACACTATTGTGCCAGGACGTTTCTCCCGGATAGGCCTTCATTCCCATAATCCTATCCCCCCTGAGGTCCCGGGACAACCTGCATTCCCGCTTTCCGCAGGTTCGGTCCGGCCTGGTCGGGCCATATCTGGTTGGGTCGGGAATAATCGAACGATCCGAATTTTCTGGATTTTTCCCCCCGGTCTGGAAAATCGTGTTTCCGGGAATATACTTAAGGAAGAGAATCTCTTTCGAGGAAAATCCGGGAAGCCCGCCGGAGCCGGCTCGCGAGGAACTCAGGAAAAGACAGAAAGAGTTAAAAAGGGAGACAGAACCTGTGAAACTGAAACGATCCATCCCCGGAGTGGTTATCTTCTCGTTACTCGTGGGAGTGATTGCCTCTCTCCTGATCGGGCTGGTTCCGGCACGACAGCAATTTGCGGACCAGTCCTACCGAACCTTCCCGGTGATTCTGAGAGCATCCCAGGCTGATATTCAAAGCGAACTCTCCCGGGGATGGGATATTGCACTCTCGATCTCGCGAAACCCCTTTCTCATAGACTGGATGGAGGGAGCCGAGACGGACCAGCTTCTTGGAGAGGGCATAGAAGCCATGCTCCTGGAGGTGATGAATCGCCCGGGAGTGATGTCGGGCTTCACGGCCACGGGCAGCACGGGGAACTTCCGCGTGGGAGATCGGGTCCTGAATGTTCTGGACCCCAATCGGTCCGACGACAGCTGGTTCTTTGACAGTCTTCGAGCCACCGAGGAGGTCATGCTGAACCTCGACTACAACCCCGAACTGGGCGAAACTCTCCTCTGGTTTAACGCTGCCGTTATCAGGGAAGGAAACCGGATCGGTATTGCCGGAATCGGCTTGTCTATCGACGAGGCCGTAGAGAGTTTCCAGAACGCTGTCCCCAGCCCCGGAAGTGTCCTCTATCTTGTAGACACAACCGGGCGAATTCTGGTGTCTTCCGATACCACCGCATTGGACAGCTCGATCTCGGAGTACCTGCCCTCGGAGGGCCAGGCCGTTCCGGGCCATCCCGGGATCCGGCGGTATCATTCCACCGCTTCGGGTAACACGATCATGGCAGAGTCGGCTCTGGAAGACACCGGCTACCGGATGATCCTGCTGGCACCGGAGGAAGAGTTCGTCCCCTCCTTCCTGGATTTTGCCGGCCTCTCGCTGCTCTTTATGGTCATCTTTGTTATGGCCGCCTCGTGGCTCACCTACCTGCTGATTGTGGCCAGGCTCCGCGGTCTGGAAACCCTGCGGGGGATGCTCCAGGATATCGCCGAGGGCGAGGGCGATCTCACTCGACGCCTGGCAACAAACCGAACCGACGAAATAGGAGCACTGGCCGAAGGATTCAACCAGACCCTCGATACCTTCAGCCATCTCGTGGGAATCATAAAAGTCCAGGCAAACACGTTGTCCGGTCTGGGAGGCGATCTTGCCTCGAACATGACCCAGACAGCAGCGGCCATAACCGAGGTGATCGCCACTATCCAGAGCGTCAAAAACCAGGTCCTTCGCCAGGCGGCCAGCGTGGAGCAGACAAGCCAAACCACGGAGGCCATCACCGGCTCGATCGAGAACCTCAATGGCCAGATAGAGCAGCAGTCGAGCAACGTCACCCAGTCCTCGGCAGCAATCGAGGAGATGCTCTCCAGCATTCAGTCTGTAACGGGAACGCTCGTAAAGAACAGCGAGGCCATCCGGAATCTGACCGACCGCTCCGAACGGGGGCGGGAAGCTCTGGAAGAGATGGCCGCCGATATCAAGGCTGTAGCACTGGATTCGGACAGCCTGCTTGAAATCAGCCAGGTGATTCACGATATCGCGAGCCAGACCAACCTCCTCTCCATGAACGCCGCCATTGAGGCGGCCCACGCCGGTGAATCGGGCAAGGGCTTTGCCGTGGTGGCCGAAGAAATACGAAAACTCGCCGAGACCTCCGGTGAGGAATCAAAGAAAATCGCCGCCGTGCTTACAAAAATAAAGGCTGCCATGGACGGCATCACAACGGCGACGGGGGAGGTCCAGACCCAGTTTGAACAGATCTATTCCGAGGTAAAGACCGTATCGCACCAGGAAGAGATGATCAAAAATGCTATGGAAGAGCAGAACGCCGGAAGCCAGGAGGTCTATACGGCGATCAGCGAGCTCACGGATATCACCGAATCGGTGAAGGATCGATCCCAGGACATGCTCCAGGGAAGCAAAGAAGTTACGAAGGAGAGCAAAAACCTGAAGAGCATAACCGAGGAAATCACTCACAGCATGGACGAAATGAGCCAGGGCGTTCAGGAGATCACCCAGGCCGTTTCGTTTGTGGACGAGATGACCAAGCAAAACCAGGGAAGTATCGATGCGCTTCTGAACGAGATCAAGCGATTCAAGATTGATGATGACACCCTGGACGAGGACACCCCTCCAGAAAAATAGAGGGGCAGGAGCAAAGACTAAAGGGAAATACCACATAAAGCACCGTAACTTGAAAGGGGTCTCCTCACGTCTCTGCATGGGTCGTTTTCGCGCAGACCATACCTATGGTACCCTCCCCCCGAAGGAGCCATAACCGTAATGCCCGGACCACCCCTTCTTTTGTATCTGAAGAAAGCAGGAACATCCAGCACCTTGCAGCTGGCTGATTCAAAAGGCCGTCCAGCGGACTCGGAGTATCGCCGCTATACCGGCGACGCCCGAATCGCTCTGCGCGAATACGCTCTCCTGATGCATCGCCAACAGGAACAGATAAACTGGACGAGCGAGGAACCCCTCCCGGAGGGTTTGCAGTATCCGGGGCCACGCATTCTGCAACTGGCAGCACGGTCCGGTCTGCTCTGTGACAGCACAGGCAAACTGTTGAACCTCGCTCCCGGCACCTATTATCTGGAACTATCGATCAGGGAAGGAAAAGGCGAGGCGCTCACCATTAGACCCCGCCTTGTTGCCGGAGCAGAGGGTGATCCCGAGGTGCTGTCCCGGGTCAGTGAGGCGCCATTTCATTCCGTTTCTGCCAGCCACATTATGGCCGGGGAATATCTCTTCTGCTGTGAGGATCTGGGAAGTTACTGGGCTGAAGCCGATTTCCTGGGCTCGACAATCAACAAAACCGATCTTGGCATATTTCTCTCGATAACTCTGTCGAGATTTCCTCTTCTGAAAGTCGATTTCCAACAGTGCGAGACGGTCTACGGCAAACCGCGCACCCTGCGCGCTGCTCTCGTTTTCCAGGAGATCGATGCCTACAATTATCTCCACCTGCAGCCCGTATCAACCCTCGACGGCTATCCTCCCGGTTTTTTCGAGGAACAGGACATCCTGAAAATTGCCGAAATACATTATCAGGAACGGCATCTGGAAATCGCCGAAATAATCTACGCCGATTCCCCCCAGGAGCGGTTTCTGGCAATACTGAAGAAGTTCAGAAAAGACGCCGAAAAACATGTCCACGCAGAGAACGGCCGCTATATCCTCCCCCCCGAGTTCGCCGAACCCTTCTTGTCGGAGCACATGACCGACCTGGCGAGGGACTTTGAACTCTTTCATGCCGAGACACTGAAGCGATACCGCATTCGCTACGCCAAGCCCAAGCTCAGGCTCTCCCTGGGAAGTGGCCTGGACTACTTCGAGGGCCGCGCTGCCGTGGAAGTAGACGGCCAGGAGTTTTCCTACGGTCACTTCCTGAACGAATACCGTCAGTCCGGATACGTGAAGCTCGATAACGGAGACAAGCTCTTTCCTGAAAAGCGGGAGATGGACCGCTTCACCCGGGTTTTGAACCGCAAGCCCTCGGGAACGGACGATGAAGTACACCTCTCCTTCTTTGATTTGGCCATGCTGGATATTACCGCCGGCGTGGAAGCCCCTCCCGATCTGATGAACCGCATCCGGTCCTTCTACAGGAACCTGAACAGCCTCAACGAGACCCCCGCCACGTTTCCACTGCACCAGGGAAGCCTGCGAGAATATCAGAAATACGGCGTTCAATGGCTCCAGCATTTGCGCGAGCACCGGCTGGGAGGATGTCTGGCAGACGATATGGGTCTGGGAAAAACCGTACAGGTCATTGCCCTCTTGCGGGTACTGTATTCGGGCGATCCCTACGGACCGACCCTGATCATCTGTCCCAAATCGCTCCTGTATAACTGGGAACTTGAAATCCAGCGCTTCGCCCCGGAACTGCCCGTGCACATGTACTATGGCCCCGGCCGGACCAGCCAGGAAATCAGCGAAACCTGGAACGGAATCATTCTCAGCACCTACGCCACGATCCGCAACGATATCACCAGCCTGCAGGAGATCTGCTTCAGCAGTATCATCCTGGATGAATCGCAAGCCATCAAGAATACCGCCGCTATGACAACCATAGCGGTGTTGAGCCTGAAGGGAGACCATCGTATTGCCCTCAGCGGGACGCCCGTGGAAAACCATCTGGGTGAACTCTATAGCCTCTTCCGTTTTCTGAACCCTTCTTTCTTCGGTAGCGAGAACCATTTCATGAAAACCTGGGCCAAGCCCATTCAGGAAAAAGACGATGCCGACGCTCTGCAGGACCTGAAAACCCGCATATACCCCTATATCCTCCGGCGATTGAAACGCGACGTCCTGAAGGATCTACCCGAAAAAACAGAGCAGACCGCCCTGATAGAGCTGGATTCAGCCCACCTTGCCACCTACCACCGTCGGCGAAAGATGCTCTCCGAGGGAATACAGGGAGAGATCAGGAAAAATGGTATGCACAAATCCATGTTCATGATCCTCCAGGCCCTGAACGAACTCCGCCGCCTGGCCAGTATCCCCGAGGCCGATGCCGAGTACGGTGGAATTTCAGCAAAACGTGAGTATCTGCTGGATATGATCAGCGAAATCAGCGAAACGGGTCACAAATCGCTGATCTTCACCAACCATCTCACAGCGGTTGAGCTCATTTCGGAAGATTTGAACAGCAGAAACATAGGAAACCTGGTTATGACCGGTGCTACCAGCGGCCGCCAGGAACTGGTGCAACGGTTTCAGAGTGATCCCGACATAGCAGCTTTCGTGATGACCCTCAAAACGGGGGGGACCGGTCTGAATCTGACAGCAGCCGACTACGTTTTTATTGTCGATCCCTGGTGGAACCAGGCAGCCGAGAACCAGGCAATCGATCGGACCCATCGGATCGGACAGGTGAATCCGGTCTTCTGCTATCGCATGATCGCCAAAGAAACGATCGAAGAGAAGATCCTTCAACTACAAAAGCGCAAAAGCCAGCTCACGGCATCGCTCTTTTCCGCCGACAGCGACGGCATAAAAAGCCTGACCGAAAACGACATTGCCTTCCTGATGGAGTAACTTATGGCAGAAATAGCAGACTGGATTGCAGCCCAGGCTCCTGTCCTTGAGAGAACCCTCACGGTACAGGAACTGAAAACCATATGTACCGATCTGACCGGACATCCCGGAAAAGGAACGAAGCAGGAGTTGCTCGAGCGACTGCTGGAATTCCTCTCCTTTAAAGATTCCCAAAAAGTCTTTAACTCCTGGTTCAAGAGCAGCCCCACATACTTTCAGGCTGCTCTGGAACAGGCAGCCTTCCGGGATTATATCGCTATTCACGATATTCCCGAGCTTCGCTCGATCGATGTGATCACTCATCGTGATGCCTACAGGACCAGCTACGAGATGAACCCCAAGTTATCCCTGGGCATGTTCACCCCCTGCACAGATGCCTTTATCGGGCTGAAACCGGGGCTCAGAGCGATCTTCATGCACTGGCTTCCCAAACCTGAGCAGTTTCCACTACGGCCGCAGGAAGACCAGTCCCCTGAATCTGTCTGGTCCAACGAACATGCTCTGGGCGAGTCCATCCCCCTTCTGTTCAAGGCCTTGGACAAATACCTTCAGGAACAGGAGGATCTGGAGAAGGTCTGCCGAAAGGGCCTGAACAAAAGCCAGATCAAGTCGGTACGGGCTGTCTGCGCCCAGAGGCCATTCCCCCAAGGCCAGACGATCAACCTGGATCCAATCAATGTACTGGCCCGCTTCCTTCCTTTT is a window from the Alkalispirochaeta americana genome containing:
- a CDS encoding M30 family zinc metallopeptidase yields the protein MRRYIGFLVILVGLMALSACDSMFGSDKKSSRDKGTTLSYTLEDTQGKEIYFVFTNYSISARRSSPSIVLSEGSVSSRGSRRVRTTSLQPTPVAQRGKPEITAWNREAPSRIRTDLVRGLSGPAAPPPARSYTQDTTRFDFQTSTNLSAGAPAVGATLRGMVEKSDISVGDGTKNKRLLVWVADDCWGEDSQKAHKITSQLVDDLAGAFLDPAKPAIYEWITGVFGEEWGPSSYSNLLHETNDIHILLYDIDADNSASGGVLGYFWAKDNFTQDSDSNEKIMFYLDAVMYAAGVQNGVNWTDEIISTLAHEFQHMIHFYQKAIVNDTDGSDTWIDEMCAMIAEDIVADKLEIEGPRGVPLSGGSFVYTPEGTGLTGGRLPLFNYVIEHPLAYWDTDNPDVDYSHSYAFGAFLARNYGDFTTLFGGILQNQWTDYQAVVEAVRSSPGRGDISFRDILREWGAAVVLSDKTDLTADDFRVLHVSRQGGSSPGEIGAGYNTGEAITSGGYSLGSIDLYSYSYSYNGQNGPYFWDSGDVLPQLNPSSNLYVHMGTAGSDSVTYSVSLAENVDWTIIVR
- a CDS encoding GNAT family N-acetyltransferase, with protein sequence MEQTRIIKMEERHVDEAACFIARVLDEPKEVTCQDLEDFLDWDDEEVLLLVVETGDGRFAGVAGVIYEEWNDTSTIEWIGLIPELRGQRIGTDLLDRMIEWTRAQGGRKIYVDTGVEEVKALAFYEKKGFSREALLKDWYRDGDDAVLLSLRVTEPRSG
- a CDS encoding carbohydrate ABC transporter permease — encoded protein: MSRYTRKRQILFETLMGLLLILFLYPFAIVLINSAKDSFSATQFPLALPNNWGQLFINMRTIWTSPSVRYSSSFFSSVVITLSSLLAVTIFPAMAGWVLVRTKTRLSQIIFFTFVAAMVIPFQIVMFPLVSWFRLVFEVTGFRLLRSYQGIILSYLGFGLSLSVFMYHGFIKGIPLELEEAAIIDGCRLPEVFGRIIFPLLTPLHATIAILHGLWIWNDFLLPLLILGRGNRLQTLPLAVANYAGAFVKQWDLILTAILMAMLPALVFFFFAQKKIIRGMISGSIK
- a CDS encoding LacI family DNA-binding transcriptional regulator; this encodes MGKVTIQAVAEATGFSKTTVSFAFNDPARIGKETRAKILAAATELGYVPNPGARNLSRGSYGTIGLLLPQVIPKALENPYLSLIIQGIGQVCEQEGHTLTLIPPIKQSLLLGVQNAAVDGLITLGLEPEHEAVELIQRRSLPFVSIDGKAGNGFPVVGIRDRDLAREAMSLLIETGHRRIALVSLVDAREMSVGSHVRSERLAGYRGVFEEHFGHPGESRNSGNPWLIELSCQTSLQGGRELVDTLQTLDIFPDAAAVMSDIVAIGMMDRLAEIGITIPDRFSLVGFDDIPESTITRPRLTTISQPGQDKGRAAAETLMKIIRGEAVHPEQVLHGRLLLRETVRRVI
- a CDS encoding methyl-accepting chemotaxis protein, coding for MKLKRSIPGVVIFSLLVGVIASLLIGLVPARQQFADQSYRTFPVILRASQADIQSELSRGWDIALSISRNPFLIDWMEGAETDQLLGEGIEAMLLEVMNRPGVMSGFTATGSTGNFRVGDRVLNVLDPNRSDDSWFFDSLRATEEVMLNLDYNPELGETLLWFNAAVIREGNRIGIAGIGLSIDEAVESFQNAVPSPGSVLYLVDTTGRILVSSDTTALDSSISEYLPSEGQAVPGHPGIRRYHSTASGNTIMAESALEDTGYRMILLAPEEEFVPSFLDFAGLSLLFMVIFVMAASWLTYLLIVARLRGLETLRGMLQDIAEGEGDLTRRLATNRTDEIGALAEGFNQTLDTFSHLVGIIKVQANTLSGLGGDLASNMTQTAAAITEVIATIQSVKNQVLRQAASVEQTSQTTEAITGSIENLNGQIEQQSSNVTQSSAAIEEMLSSIQSVTGTLVKNSEAIRNLTDRSERGREALEEMAADIKAVALDSDSLLEISQVIHDIASQTNLLSMNAAIEAAHAGESGKGFAVVAEEIRKLAETSGEESKKIAAVLTKIKAAMDGITTATGEVQTQFEQIYSEVKTVSHQEEMIKNAMEEQNAGSQEVYTAISELTDITESVKDRSQDMLQGSKEVTKESKNLKSITEEITHSMDEMSQGVQEITQAVSFVDEMTKQNQGSIDALLNEIKRFKIDDDTLDEDTPPEK
- a CDS encoding VOC family protein; translated protein: MFGVSQIFKTGIMISDNTLPMEAKLKYVILFVEDVPRSTKFYAEAFGLATSFIVESGDFGQMTSGETSLSFSSLKLMKELGKNPGRPTASAPVFEIAFEVDDVPAVLDRALRAGANLVQEVKQEAWGQTTSYVSDPDGYLVEICSPVAAS
- a CDS encoding AraC family transcriptional regulator translates to MKAYPGETSWHNSVVLQRWTYHTTSAGDVRIIPDGCRDLLYWMIPGKSPVWSISHLQDTIMGVTIPEGTRLAGYRLAPGADVSDRVLLELQGCPRDDPDESVSRILGLIRENHSVAEALSAVATMPASVAGAATLLGISPRTLERLLMRHTARPPVFWAQLVRVRTAARYLVAGEGCAEAALRAGYADQAHLSRSVRRWFGVSPRELVHRPDLVNQLCSPGYDAATGEQISTRYPSGSLT
- a CDS encoding carbohydrate ABC transporter permease — translated: MTRNRHTATFWLFLAPVLVAFVMIVLIPFCIGVYYSFTDWNATARAGQGISFVGLANYRSSFRDPGFLYSFLITTIYTVVNVAFINTLAVVLALAVTSKLKLRTVYRMGFFMPYLIGGLILGYLWQFIFNNALPAAGRIVPFLGALARPENLLLGEVPSSILALVIVGSWQYAGYIMMIYVAAIEAVPGELHEAATLDGASEWQRFRTITVPMIAQAFTVTMFLTMVNSFKQFDVNYSLTAGGPATTFMGRSIFGTELLAMNIYNTAFVGNNLAAGQARAVIFFIVIVAFSIFQVRINKRKELEL